The genomic stretch GAGCGAAGAAATGCCCGCAGGCCGCAGGAAAGTCCGCGTCGTCGTTCTCGGCGGCGGCACGGCGGGCTGGATGACGGCGGCGGGCATCGCGAAACTGCTGCCCGATCTTGCCGATGTCGCGCTCGTCGAGAGCGAGGACATCGGCATCGTCGGCGTGGGGGAGGCCACGCTGCCGCACATTCGCGGCTTCGTCGAAACGCTCGGCATCGACGAAGCGGCTTTCATGAAGGCCACCCATGCGACTTACAAGCTGGGCATCGACTTCCGCGATTTCGGGCGTATCGGCGAAAGTTATATCCACCCGTTCGGCTCCTTCGGCGAAGAGCTGAGGGGGGTCAGCTTCCATCACTACTGGCTCGAATTGCAGCGGCAAGGCCTTGCCCGCCCGCTGGGCGACTATTCGCTCGCCGTGGCCGCCGCGCAGGCCAACCGGTTTCGCCCACCGGCACAGGATACCAGTCTGGCCTCGACCTATGGCTATGCCTACCAGTTCGACGCGACGCTGTTCGGCCCCTTCATTCGCGAGTTCGGCCTGTCGATCGGGGTCGAGCGTCACGAAGGCAAGGTCACGTCGCTCGACCGCGATAGCGCGGATGGCGATGTAACTGCATTGGTGCTCGAAGATGGCCGCCGGATCGAAGGCGACCTGTTCGTGGACTGCTCGGGCTTCCGCTCGCTCCTGCTGGGGCAGGAATTGAAGGAAGAATGGGAGGACTGGACCCACTGGCTGCCCTGCGACCGCGCGGCGGCAATGCCATGCAGCCATGTTACCGATGACATCCGACCCTATACCACGGCGACTGCCATGCCGGCCGGGTGGCGCTGGCAGATCCCGCTGCAGCACCGCATGGGTAATGGGTATGTGTTCTCCAGCGCGCAAATCTCCGAAGAAGAAGCCTGCGAGGCGATTATGGGAGCCGCGGAGGGTGAACCGCTGGCCGATCCGCGCATACTGCGTTTCCGCCCCGGTCGTCGACGCCATTCCTGGAGCCACAATGTCATCGGCGTGGGCCTGGCGAGCGGATTCCTCGAACCGCTCGAATCGACCTCTATATACTTGGCGCAAATGGCAATTACCTACCTGATCGAGCTGTTCCCGCAGGACGGCGCGATCGACCCGCGCGACCGGGCGGAATTCAACCGCCTGGTCGACATGGAATACGATCGCGTCCGCGATTTCCTGATCCTGCACTACCATGCGACCACGCGCGACGATTCCGAATTCTGGAACCATGTGCGCACGATGACCGTGCCCGACAGCCTCGCCGATAAGCTGGAACTGTGGCGCAAGGCGGCCCGGATCGAGAAATATTCCGACGGGCTGTTTTACGATGCCAGCTGGATTGCGGTCTATGTCGGGCAGGGGATGCTGCCGGAACGGCACGATACGCGGCCTGCGCTCGGCAATCCGCAACAGCTTGCTCAGGCGACGGAGCGCCTTCGCGAAGCAGTCTTGCGGGAGGTCGGGGCCATGCCGAACCATCGCGAGTATTTGCGCGGAGAGGCCGCCCGCCTCGCGGACGCGGCATGAGCGTGCCGCGTGACCCGTGTCGCCGCATCGTCGTCGTCGGTGGCGGGCAGGTCGGCATCCTCGCCGCCGCCGCGCTGCGCCAGGCCATGCCGGTCAGCCAGGTCGTGCTGGTGGGGCAGCAGCCGAATCCCGCTTCCTTCGCGGATTTCGCGCCGACGTCCCTGCCGAATTCCACCTCGATGCATGAGCGGCTGGGCCTGGAGGAGAGCGAGATAGTCCTGAAGGCAGGTGGCAGCTATCGGCTGGTTACGCGGTTTCAGGGATGGAGCGCCGCGGGCGAAGAGGGCCTCTTTTCCTATGGCGAAACGCTCGACCCGACGCTCAAGACCGCTTTCTCGCGCGAATGGGGCGCGACACGGCAGCTGGGCCGCACCGACCGGCGGCAGGGCTCGATCGCGCAAGTGCTGGCCGAAGCAGGCCGCTTCGCACCACCACCGCCCGACCAGCAGACGCCGCTGTCGGAGGTCGATTATGCGCTGCGCTGGAACCCGGCCGCCTATCGCGACCTGCTGATCGAGCGCGCGCAGGCATTGGGCGTCGACTACATCGAAGGTCAGATCGAGGCTGTCGAGGTCGGCGAGGGCGCATCGATTGGGGCGATCCGGCTGGCCGGTCAGGGCCGGGTCGAGGCAGATCTGTTCGTCGATTGCAGCGGACCGGCCGCCACCCTGTCCGCCTCGCATCCCGATTTCGCCCTGATCGACTGGTCGGACACTTTGCCAACACGCATGGTATATGTCGGACGGCCTACCGATACGGTAATTGCTCTCGAAGACCGTGTTTCGCTGGTGGACACGGGTTGGGTGACGCAAGTTGCGGGCCGCGACGGTCTCCATACGATGCTGGGAACGGGCGAAGGCGTCGATCGCGACGCGGCGCTAGCGACACTTGGTGCGCCGGCACTGGCTGCGATCAATCTGAGTTCCGGGAGAATTGCCGAACCCTGGCTCGGCAACGTGATCGCGATCGGCGATGCCTGTGCGCGTTTCGAGCCTGTCGGTCCCTATCATCTCGACCTGGCGCACCGCCAAATCGAGTTGTTGCTGGAAATGCTGCCCGGTAAGCATATCGAACCCCTAGAACGTGACGAGTACAACCGCCGGTCGATCATGATGATGGAGGCGGTGCACGAAACGCTGGCAATCCATTTCGCCGCGACGCGCGCCCAGACGATTTTCGGCAAGCGACCGCTGCCGGGCCGTCTGGCGGACGAGCTCGATCAGTTCCGGCGTCGCGGTCGCATCCTGTTCCGCGAAGAAGACCCGCTGTTGGCGCAGGAGCGTTTCGCGCTGCTGGTCGCGCTGGGTTTCACGCCCGGTCTCCCGCCTGCGGCGCATAACGCTGATGCCGCCGTGGAAGAGCAAGCCCACCGCGACTTCGCTGCTCGGGCGCAAGCGGCAATCGATTTTGCGCCGCCCTATGCACAATGGCTCGCTTCGGTCAGCCAGCAGTCCCCAATGCGCGCCGGATAAGCCCGCGCATTTGAGCGAACAGTTCCGGATTTGGCGGTCCGAGAATGCCTTTTGCCTGACCGGGCAAATGGGCTGCAGGATCGCCGGATCGCTCGAAAACATAATAGTCCAGCATCTCGCGCCAAACTGCGCGCTGGTCCGCCGGTAAATGCTTGAAGGCGAGCATGGCGTGTAGCAACGCATCATAGGGGCTGCCGACCCCGTCCGGCTTGCCCGGCGCCCACCAGTAATTGACGAGGATGCTCACCGGCTCGAGCGATTCGACGCTGTGCCACCAACCATAGGGGATGTAGATCGCATCGCCCGGCTCGAGCGTCGCGACCTCCGCCTCGCTCCAGGCATCGGCAAAGCGTGGAAACTCTTCGAGATCCGGTTCGGCGAGATCGACCATGCTCACCGGCGTCCCGGCAGGCGTCAGTTCGAAGGGGCCCGGATAAAGATCCGCGGTTCGCTGCGGGGGAAACAGCGTAAAGCGCCGCCGCCCCGCTACGCAACAGGCGACATTCTCCTTCGCATCGTAATGCGGCGCGACGCGGATGCGGTTGCCGATCCAGATGCGCGGCGCGACATCGGGGAGAAGCGCGAGCACGTTCTCCCGCGCGAAAGGCGGGGCAAGTGCCTCTACACTCTCCGACTGCACGGCCATTGCGGGCGGTGCATCGATCGTTTTCGCTTTCAGGAGATCGCCGAGAAATGCTGGTAAGGGCCCGCTCGCCTTGACGAAGTTGAGCGACCGCAGGTCGTCGGTGTAGAAAAAGCGTCCTCCGGCTCTCGGCGGTGCCGCGATCGCATCGACAGGCCGACTGGCGGAGCGATCGATCAAATACTGGCAGATGGCCTCGTCACTTCGCCGCGCCGCCTCGACTGCGGGCCATGACCCGACCAGCCCGCGCAAAATCACGGGGCGTGTTGCCGAGCGGATGTCTTCGAAAGCTTCGCGAGTGACTGGCGCTTCGATCTCGGGGATCGGCGCGGGCGCTGGCAGTTCGGTCATGCGATACGGCGTTCTTCGGCTGCCATCGCCCCACCACGCTGCTGCAGGAATTGGTCCTGCGTCGGCAATTGCTGCGTCGTCTGTGCGATTACGCCGCGTATATGCGCAAGCCGAGTCAGTGTTTCTTCGTCGTCCAGCACACGGGCGACGGGATGGTGACTTTGCGGCAGAATGCCCTGTCCCAGCATGACGGCAAGCCAGCTGGCCTCGGTGAAAAGCTCGTTGTTTTCGCGGAAAATACGGCCCGAGCTGCGGAACATCTCGATCTTTTCGCGTAAACCGTCGGGTGCCTCGAGGTTGCGGCAATAGCGCCAGAACTCCGAGTCATCGCGCTCCGTGGCGCTGTAATGGAGGACGAGGAAGTCGCGGATATCGGCATATTCGCGATCGGTTTCCGCATTGAACCGCGCGATCTCGACTTCGCAGAAGCTCTTGTCGGGAAACAGCGATAACAGCCGGGCAATCCCCGACTGAACCAGATGGATCGATGTCGATTCCAGTGGCTCGAGAAATCCTGCCGCAAGCCCCAGCGCGATCACGTTCTTTTCCCAAGCGCGCGCGGTGGCCTGCCTTGAAGCTGAGCTGGTTCGGCTCGGCCAAGGGTTCTCCATCGAGGTTGGCGAGCAGAAGATCGGTGGCTTTTGCGCGATCCATATGCTCGGAGGCGAAGACATGGCCGTTGCCGAGCCGGTGCTGGAGCGGAATGCGCCATTGCCATCCTGCAGCGCGCGCTGTGGATCGGGTCAGAGGCTCGTTTCTGCCGCCGAGGGAACAAGGCACCGCGACGGCACTGTCGCATGGAAGCCAGCGCGACCAGTCTTTAAAGGGGACGGCGAGCGTTTGCCCCAGCAAAAGCGAGCGAAACCCCGAGCAGTCGATGAACAGTTCGCCCTCGACCTTTTTGCCATGGTCGAGAGAAACGCCGGTTACGAAGCCGGTCTCGCCGTTTTGATGCACTTCGACCACGCGGCCCTCGATGCGCTCAACGCCGCTGCCCTCCGCCAAACTGCGCAGGAAGCTCGCATAGCGGGCGGCATCGAACTGGAAGGCGTAGGCAAGCTTCGCCATCGGGGATTTGGTGTCGGGTCGCGGCCAGTCGAACTTGCCGGCCTTCCCGGCCATTGCAGCTATCGAATAGGCGTCGACCGGCGTTGTGTCACCGAGCTCGTTACCGCGGATCCAGAAGTGCTGGAATTCGATACCCAGCATGTCGAGGCCGTAGGTTCCGAAGGGATGGACATAGGAGTGCCCCGGCCGAAGCCAATCTACGAACTCGATCCCCAATTTATACGTCGCGCGGGTTTCCCGCACGAACTGCATCTCGTCGAGGCCGAGCATGCGGTTGAAACCGATAATTTGCGGGATTGTCGCCTCGCCGACGCCAACCGTGCCGATCGCCTCGCTCTCCACGAGGGTAATCGAGAATCCGGGTAGTTTCCCCAAGACATGGGAAAGCGCGGCCGCGGCCATCCAGCCAGAGGACCCGCCGCCGACAATGACGACTTTCGCAACCGGGCCGGCAGTCACGAGGCAATGCTCGACAAGGGCGCGGCAAGTGGTTCGTCAAGATGCCACCCGTTCGATTGGCGAATAAAGGCTTCATGCGCTGGCAGCTTTTCCGCCGTTTCGCGATAGGCGGCACGCATTTGATGCATCGCTGCCGCGACCCGGTCGGGATCGAGCGAATCGGCAATGGCGTCGTAGCTTTCCGGCCAGATGTTTTGGCCCAGCATGACGGCAATCCAGCTATCGGCGACGAAAAGCTCGGCATTTTCGCGGAAAACGCGGCCATGCAATCGCCAAAGATCAATCTTCCGTGCCAGGCTTGCCGGTACTTCCATATCGCGCACGTATCGCCAGAATTCGGTGTCGCCGCGTTGCGTGGCCTTGTAGTGCAGAATGATGAAGTCGCGCACGTCTTCGTAGAGCTCGCGCATGCCGCGATTGTATTCGTCGCGCTCGATGGGGCTGACCGGGTTGTCGGGGAAGAGCGCGAACAGCCGCGCGATACCGTTCTGAATGAGATGAATGCTGGTCGATTCGAGTGGCTCGATGAACCCCGACGACAAGCCGAGCGAGACGACATTGTGGCTCCAAGCTTTCTTTCGCATTCCGGTGCAAAAGCGCAGGGTTCGCGGTTCGGCCAGAGGTTCGCCGTCCAGGTTCGCCATGAGAATCTCCCGCGCCTCGTCCTCTTGCATATAGCCGCTGGAAAACACGTGACCGTTACCGGTTCGGTGTTGGAGCGGGATGCGCCATTGCCACCCGGCGCCATGCGCGGTCGAGCGCGTGAAGGGGGGCGGTGTTCCTACATTCCGTGACGGGACTGCAATGGCGCGGTCCATCGGCAACCAGTGGCTCCAGTCTTCATAGCCGGCTTCAAGGGTGTCTTCGATCAGAAGGCCACGGAAGCCGGAACAGTCGATGAACAGGTCGCCTTCTACTCTTGTATCGTTCTCGAGGACGACAGCTTGGACATCGCCGGATTCTCCATGGCGTTCGACGGTCTCGATCTTGCCCTCGATGCGCCTTACACCTCGTTGTTCAGCCATTTTGCGCAGGAAAGCCGCATAGAGGCCGGCATCGAAATGGTAGGCATAGGCGATCTGGTTTACGACCGATTTCGCCCCCGGCGCCGGTCGCGCGAACTTTCCCGCCATGGCCGCCGCGGTGCTCATGGAATAATCGCCGATCGTGCCAGAGCCTGCACCTCGTGCCTGCTCGCGCAGGAACAGTTGATGGAAGGCGATACCGTGAAAGGATTGGCCATAGCTGCCGAACGGGTGGAAATAGCGGTCGCCTTGCCTGCCCCAGTTCACGAACTCGATGCCGAGCTTGTAGGTGCCGCGCGTCGCGCGCAGAAATTCATCTTCGCGAATGTCCAGCATCGCGTTGAAATTTGCGATCGGCGGGATGGTCGCCTCGCCAACTCCGACGGTCCCGATCGCATCGGATTCGACCAGCGTGATCCTGCGCCGCCCATCGTTGAAGAAGCGCGCCAGCGCCGCAGCAGCCATCCAGCCGGCGGTGCCGCCGCCCACGATTACGACCCGTTCGATCCGATTTACGTTACCGATACCATTCACCTGTCCCATGGGGTGTCAGTCCTATCGCCTCTCGGAGTTGTTGGCAATTTGCCACAGTATTTCGGCAATCAGCCCATCTACCCTCTTGCCAAGCCCGACACATCCCGATAACTAAATTGGTCGAGGAAAAGCAAGCTGCCGCAATATAGTGGTAGCGCTAACATGGGAGGGATGGTCTTATGGCCAAGGCGATGTCCAGCCGCGGTATGCGTGCAGACGGACAAGACGTACTCAGAAAATCGTTTTTGCGGACCGGGGCTTCGGCTCTTGTGGTGAGCAGTCTGATCTGCAGTTCGGGGGCTTTTGCGCAGGACATCGAGGAAGAGGCCGAGCCGGCCGAAGACAATGTGATTGTCGTTTCCGGCATCCGGCAGTCGCTGGCCAATGCGCAGGATATCAAGCGCGATGCCGACACGGTTGTCGATGCGATTACCGCCGAAGACATCGGCGCCCTGCCGGACCGCTCCGTCACCGAGGCGCTGCAGCGTGTCCCCGGTGTCGCGATCAACCGGTTCGCGGGTTCGAACGACCCCGACCACTTCTCCGTCGAGGGTTCGGGCGTTGTCGTTCGTGGCCTCAACTTCGTTCGTTCGGAGTTCAATGGCCGCACGGCTTTCGCTGCCGGTGTCGGCGGTCAGGCGCTGAACTTCGCCGATGTCCCTTCGGAGCTGCTCGGCTCGGTCATCATCAGCAAGAACGCGACCGCCAACATGATCGAAGGCGGCCTTGCCGGCACGGTCAATCTCAATACGCGCAAGCCGTTCGACAGCAATTCCGACGACCTTAAGATCGCTCTGAGTGCGGAAGCCAATTACGGCGATTTCCGCAAGGAATGGACGCCGACGTTCTCGGGTTTGCTGAGCAAATCCTGGACCACCGATGCAGGTCGCTTCGGCCTGCTGATCAGCGGCGCCTATTCGCAGATCAAGAGCCGCGCTGATGGTTTGCAGATTGCGAACTATCAGACGCGCGATGGCCAACTGGTGGCGATTGCCAATACCGCCGACCGGTTCGTTTGTCGCAATCCGTTGCCGTCGGGCACCGACACGACCACGCTGCCACCGCCAAATTCGGCCTGCGGCACGGAAGGCGCCGCAGGTGCCGATGGTTTCGCCGATTATGCCGATTATCGCGTTGCGCCGGTCGGCGGTCAGTTCCGCACCCAGGATTTCAATCGCAAGCGCGACGGTATCAGTGCCGCAGCCCAGTGGGAAAGCCTCGACGAGCGGACGCGGGTAACTGCGGAATTCATCCGGTCGCACACCACCAACCGATGGGGTGAATACACCTACGAAACGGCTCCCGATCTTTCCGAATATTCGACCTATCCGATCGGTTGTCAGCAGAACGCCAACGGCCCGAACGTGATCGACAGCAATGGCGTGATCGATCCGAACGACGAAACGCCGCCGCGTGCCCAGTGCCCTGTCGGTGGGTTCACCGACTACGTTTACGACGAAAACGGCCTGTTCCAGTCGGGATACATCGTCGACGCTTCGAACGGCTGGCGCGGCGACCCCGGTACGTCGCCCTTTGTTCCAATCGGCGGATCCCAGTTTTCACTGGCCCGTCGTCAGGTGCTCGATGAGACGACGAATGATGACTACAGCCTCAACCTCGAACACCAGCTGACCGATCGGCTGCAGGTCAGGCTCGACGCGCAGTATGCGACGTCGCGCAAGGAAAATCTCGATTTCAGCGTGTTCGGATCGAATTTCGCCGATCAGGAGCTGGATCTCACCGGAGACTATCCGGTCATCATACCGCATCGTCCCCAATTCCTCGGCTATACCTGGTCGGCGCCGTCGGAAGCCTTGGCGAATGCGGACGATGCGCAATATTTCAGCGATCCGCGCTTCCAGTTCTGGCGTGCCGCGATGGACCACGCCGAGGATAGCGAAGGCGACCAGTTCGCCTTTGCAAACGACTGGGCGTATGATTTCGACGAAGATTCGTTCATCCGTCGGGCACGTTTCGGCGGGCGTTTCCAGACCCGCGACCAGACGGTTCGCTACACCACCTATAACTGGGGTATGCTCAGCGAGACCTGGTCCGGTAGTCGCCCCGTCAATTTCGCGGATACGCCGGAAGGTGCTTCGGAACGATACGAATTCCCGAACTTCTTCCGCGGGGAAGTCCCCGGCCCTCCGGGTGCCTTCTACTACAGCGGCGACCTGATCGACGATTATCAAGGTTCGGTCGACTTCTTGCGATCGGTTCAGGACCGGGCAATCGAACTCGGCGCTGCTCCGACGTGGAATCCGCTGGCCGGCCGTGACGGTGCAATCGACGGTACGCCCTATCTGCCTTCCGACATCCAGACGGTTAAGCAGGACGATTACGCGGCCTACCTCATGCTCGAGTTTGGCAGCGACAACCTGTTCGGCAATCTGCGGATGTCGGGCAATGTGGGTGTTCGGTACGTCAAGTCGGACATCAAGTCGGCGACCTTCCGGACCGCAGGCACGCGAGACGGCCTCGGTATCGCGCAAGACTTCGATGTGCGATGCGCTCCGCGTGCGCGACCCGAGGCTGCAGGTGGCGGTACCGCTATTCCTGGCGGTATCTGCAACCGAGGTCAGGAATTCTACGAAGGATTGCAGAATTTCGCCGACGGTGTGTTCATCTTCAACCAGGTCAATAACGAGTATGATTACTGGTTGCCCAGTGCCAACCTGCGCTTCGGAATTACCGATGATCTGATCCTGCGCCTCGCCGGATCGAAGGTGATGACGCGCCCCGAGAACAGCTACATCCGCAACTACTTCACGGCCAGCATCGACAATTCGGGCAACTTCACCGGAACGGCGGGTGCGCCCGATCTGCTTCCGGCGACAGCCTGGCAGTTCGATGCAAGTCTGGAATGGTACTTCGCCAGGGTCGGATCGTTGACGTTGAACGGCTTCTACAAGTCGGTCGAAAACTTCTTCTTCCAGTCCGTCCGTACGGAAACGATCACGAATGCCAGCGGGGAATCGCGCGATATTACCATTCGCGGCCCTGCCAACTTCGATGGCACCGGCAAGATCAAGGGCTTCGAGGTCGCATACCAGCAGACCTACGAGTTCCTCCCGGCGCCGCTCGATGGATTGGGAATGCAGGCGAACTATACCTACATCGACAGTTCGGGCCTGCCCAATACCTTCCTGAACGGTGGCAACGTTCCGAACGATTCCACCGTTCCGCCCGGCAACTTGCCGTTGGAGCAGTTGTCGAAGCACAATGTGAACGTGGCTGGCTTTTACGAGAAGGGGCCGATCTCGCTCCGTGCAGCTTACAACTGGCGTTCGCGCTTCCTGCTGACGGCTTCGGACGTGATCTTCCCGTACTACTCGATTTTCAACGAGCCGACGGGACAGCTGGACGCCTCGCTGTTCATTAATCTCAAGAGCATTTTGGATCTCCCGGGCGATCTTCGGGTGGGCGTCCAGGGTGTGAATCTGCTCAACGAGGTGACGAAGACCACGCAGGCGTACACGGGCAATCCGGACGATCTGGCACCGCGGTCCTACTTCATGAATGACCGCCGGTTCTCCTTCATCATTCGCGGCAATTTCTAAGCCCCGCGATTGATCCTCCCGGAAAGGGCCGCGCTACCGCATCCGGTAGCGCGGCCCTTTCTTTTTCGCGTACTGTAAGCGACCGGCCGACAGTTCCGGCCGTTGCTAACGAGACGATACGTGTCGCTCACGCAGCAAAAGGCCGCGCCACTGCAAGAGTGACGCGGCCCCTTTGTCCAAACCGTCTGTGTGCGAGTTAGGCTGCCTCGATCAGCGCCTGAGCGATAGCCGTCCGCATCGGTTTTGCTTCGTAGTCCGAGCTGTAGGGCGTGCCGCGGACCTCCAGGCCGTCGGTCCGCTCGGCCGGATCGAAATATTGCAGCCAGTTGAATTTATCGACCATGCCCCAGGCAAGGATGTCGTCGAGATGTGCATCATAGTCGAGCATCACGTCGAAATAGCGCCGCGTATAATCGGCAATCTTGCGATCTCGCTCCGGGATGTCGGCAGGCAGGGCCTTGTCCTTCACATCGAACTCCGTGATGAGCAGCCGCAATCCCATGCCGGTAACTTCGTCCAGGAAACGGCGCCACTCGCGCTCCGCATAAGGACCAACCCCGGTCGCAGGGTCGATCTCGAACATCTCGATATGCGATTGGATACCGAGTGCATCGACCGGGGTGCCGCGTTTCATCATCCCTTCCAGCAAGCGCAGGACGTCGTCGCAGTGCTCTCGGTGAGCAGGTTCCCAGCTCATGTAGTCATTGTAGACCAACTGACCGTTGGGGAGTTGCTCACGCGCCACGTGGAAGGCCAGGTCGATGACTGCCTCGGGGCTTCCCATCGCGCGTGACAGACTCGTTTCGATCGGCGCGTTGCGTTCGTGATCGATCGCCTCATTCACGACATCGTAGCTGGTGATGACGCCGCGGTAGCGGTCGGTCACTGCCCGAATATGCTCCGTGACCAGGCGTTCGGCCTCGGCGACGGGATTTGGGCCATAGTCGTAGTTGTTGAGCCATTCCGGAAACCACTGCGGCCGGTGCCACAAGAGGGTGTGGCCGCGCAGGGCCATTCCGTTCGTCCGCGCCCAGGCAGCAATATCGTCCATACGTGAGAAATCGAATGTATCGGGATCCGGCCGGACGGTCTGCCACTTCATCTCGTTTTCAGGGACAACCATGCCGCATTCGGCTTTGATCAAATCGGTATAGCGTGGGTTCTGGACCGATCCGGCGTCGGTACGTCCCGGCGTGGATGCGATCGCGCTGCCGAAATATCGCCCGCCGCGCTGCGCCAGCGCATTCAGCGACGGCTTGGGATAGCGCGTAGCCGCAGAAGCGGTGTCCATCGTGCCCGTTGCTGCATCCGATAGCCCGCCGGTACACGATACCAGCGGAAGTGCTGCCAGCCCCGCAAGGGCCTGGCGGCGCGAGACTTGGAAGTCGCTTGGCATTCTCTTTGCTCTCCTAGACGATTTGTACATCGATGGCTTGAAGCTCGGCGGAGCTGGCGCCGGCCGATAGCTTGACCGGGCCGGGCTCGTTCACTTCCTGCATCTCGCGATTCCAGATCGTGAGCTGGTCCGGCTCGATAGCGAAGGTGAGCGTCCGCTGTTCACCGGGCTGCAGCGTCACCCGCTCGAAACCCTTGAGCTCGAGCACGGGACGTGTGACCGAAACATCGGTTCGGGTGATGTAAAGCTGGACCACCTCGTCGCCTGCCCGCTCGCCGGTATTGCGGACATCGACTTCGACCCGGATGGCTTCGTTCAGCGAATAGGATGCCTTGCTCGTACGGGGCGGGGAAATGACGAACGAGGTGTAGGACAACCCGTGGCCGAAGGGAAACAACGGCCCCTTATTGTCGAACAGGTAACCCCGCCGTGCACTGGGCTTGTGGTTGTAGAAGTAGGGTATCTGTCCTTCGTTGCGAACGACCGTCACCGGAAGCTTCGCCCCCGGATTGATATCGCCGAGCAGCGCTTCGGCCACGGCGATACCACCCTCCTGTCCCGGGTACCAGCATTCCAGGATCGCGTCGGCCTTTTCGACGACATTGGGCCAGCTGGGCGGGCGCCCGTTATAGGCAGCGACGATCAGCGGCTTGCCGAGTTCGGCCAGGGCATCGACCAGTTCGTTCTGCTCGCCGACGATGTCGATATCGGTGCGATCGCCAAGGTGGTTGGTGGCGAAACCTTCGCGGCTCGTCTGTTCGGTATCCCCGATCGCAAGGATGATCGTATCCGCGGTCTTGGCGACTTCGACCGCCTCTTCGATGAGGCGCAGGTTTTCCTCTCGATCGGCGAGATAGACCAGGTCTTGCGAACGATCCTCGCTTGTCGTGATGAACACGCCCTGCGCGGTAACGAAGTCCGCTTCGGGTGCGACCTGCCGCAAGCCTTCGATAAGGCTGATCGTCTGCTTCGGGACACTCGAATAGCCGCCAAGCCGGGCGATCGCGTGGTTGGGTCCGATTACGGCAACGCGGCCCATCCTCGCGCGGTCGAGTGGCAACGCGCCGCCTTTATTGGTCAGGAGGCAGACGCCTTTGCGCGCCGCCTCGAGCGCTAAGGCGCGTGCTTCGGCATTGCCGGTTAGGCGTTGCGAGAGCGCCGCATCGCCGTATGGATTTTCGAACAGGCCGGCGCGAAATTTCAGGGTCAGCATCCGCGCGCAGGCCGTATCGACCAACGATTGCTCGACACGTCCTTCGTTCACCGCGTCGACCAGCGTCGCAAACGCCATGCCTTCGGGCAATTCGCTGTCGACCCCGGCAACGAGCGCCTGGCGCGCTGCGTCCTCGAGATCGTCGGCTACACCATGAAGTGTGGCCAGTTCGTGCACGCCGCCGTAGTCGCTGACGATTGCGCCATCGAAGCCCCATTCTCCGCGCAGGATCTCTCCCAGCAGCCAGATGTTGGCGTGGCTGGGAATACCATCGATCTCGTTATAGCTCGGCATGACGCTGCGGATGGACGTAC from Qipengyuania profundimaris encodes the following:
- a CDS encoding tryptophan halogenase family protein: MSEEMPAGRRKVRVVVLGGGTAGWMTAAGIAKLLPDLADVALVESEDIGIVGVGEATLPHIRGFVETLGIDEAAFMKATHATYKLGIDFRDFGRIGESYIHPFGSFGEELRGVSFHHYWLELQRQGLARPLGDYSLAVAAAQANRFRPPAQDTSLASTYGYAYQFDATLFGPFIREFGLSIGVERHEGKVTSLDRDSADGDVTALVLEDGRRIEGDLFVDCSGFRSLLLGQELKEEWEDWTHWLPCDRAAAMPCSHVTDDIRPYTTATAMPAGWRWQIPLQHRMGNGYVFSSAQISEEEACEAIMGAAEGEPLADPRILRFRPGRRRHSWSHNVIGVGLASGFLEPLESTSIYLAQMAITYLIELFPQDGAIDPRDRAEFNRLVDMEYDRVRDFLILHYHATTRDDSEFWNHVRTMTVPDSLADKLELWRKAARIEKYSDGLFYDASWIAVYVGQGMLPERHDTRPALGNPQQLAQATERLREAVLREVGAMPNHREYLRGEAARLADAA
- a CDS encoding cupin-like domain-containing protein; translation: MTELPAPAPIPEIEAPVTREAFEDIRSATRPVILRGLVGSWPAVEAARRSDEAICQYLIDRSASRPVDAIAAPPRAGGRFFYTDDLRSLNFVKASGPLPAFLGDLLKAKTIDAPPAMAVQSESVEALAPPFARENVLALLPDVAPRIWIGNRIRVAPHYDAKENVACCVAGRRRFTLFPPQRTADLYPGPFELTPAGTPVSMVDLAEPDLEEFPRFADAWSEAEVATLEPGDAIYIPYGWWHSVESLEPVSILVNYWWAPGKPDGVGSPYDALLHAMLAFKHLPADQRAVWREMLDYYVFERSGDPAAHLPGQAKGILGPPNPELFAQMRGLIRRALGTAG
- a CDS encoding FAD-dependent oxidoreductase — translated: MSVPRDPCRRIVVVGGGQVGILAAAALRQAMPVSQVVLVGQQPNPASFADFAPTSLPNSTSMHERLGLEESEIVLKAGGSYRLVTRFQGWSAAGEEGLFSYGETLDPTLKTAFSREWGATRQLGRTDRRQGSIAQVLAEAGRFAPPPPDQQTPLSEVDYALRWNPAAYRDLLIERAQALGVDYIEGQIEAVEVGEGASIGAIRLAGQGRVEADLFVDCSGPAATLSASHPDFALIDWSDTLPTRMVYVGRPTDTVIALEDRVSLVDTGWVTQVAGRDGLHTMLGTGEGVDRDAALATLGAPALAAINLSSGRIAEPWLGNVIAIGDACARFEPVGPYHLDLAHRQIELLLEMLPGKHIEPLERDEYNRRSIMMMEAVHETLAIHFAATRAQTIFGKRPLPGRLADELDQFRRRGRILFREEDPLLAQERFALLVALGFTPGLPPAAHNADAAVEEQAHRDFAARAQAAIDFAPPYAQWLASVSQQSPMRAG
- a CDS encoding tryptophan halogenase family protein, with product MGQVNGIGNVNRIERVVIVGGGTAGWMAAAALARFFNDGRRRITLVESDAIGTVGVGEATIPPIANFNAMLDIREDEFLRATRGTYKLGIEFVNWGRQGDRYFHPFGSYGQSFHGIAFHQLFLREQARGAGSGTIGDYSMSTAAAMAGKFARPAPGAKSVVNQIAYAYHFDAGLYAAFLRKMAEQRGVRRIEGKIETVERHGESGDVQAVVLENDTRVEGDLFIDCSGFRGLLIEDTLEAGYEDWSHWLPMDRAIAVPSRNVGTPPPFTRSTAHGAGWQWRIPLQHRTGNGHVFSSGYMQEDEAREILMANLDGEPLAEPRTLRFCTGMRKKAWSHNVVSLGLSSGFIEPLESTSIHLIQNGIARLFALFPDNPVSPIERDEYNRGMRELYEDVRDFIILHYKATQRGDTEFWRYVRDMEVPASLARKIDLWRLHGRVFRENAELFVADSWIAVMLGQNIWPESYDAIADSLDPDRVAAAMHQMRAAYRETAEKLPAHEAFIRQSNGWHLDEPLAAPLSSIAS